One window of the Pararge aegeria chromosome 22, ilParAegt1.1, whole genome shotgun sequence genome contains the following:
- the LOC120633917 gene encoding uncharacterized protein LOC120633917 isoform X2: protein MKKTSSLVWRFFDRLEENKRCVAVLCKLCDTQYKYFGNTTNLRSHLVSKHPIQWELLQNGTLDESNIRVFDDDESTNPSTSSTRRKRYVKTYQDNNVDVLENSETDNEHLVEGNEEPINIVRQMHGRASDEEWLNEEVYETVDYQPKRKKTKYRTIKREICSPPPSTPKYRVVPNHTYAKPLPERVSVESSQRKDEYSVFGEYVGNRLRKFRHPQVRGNVQQLITTILWQAEYGIYDNIETVKRVILHSVQEMEVEQTTEQTIIHEHEIVKEGSHVDEN, encoded by the exons ATGAAGAAAACATCGTCTTTAGTTTGGCGGTTTTTCGATCGACTCGAGGAGAATAAACGATGTGTTGCAGTGTTGTGTAAATTATGTGATACGCAGTATAAATATTTCGGTAATACGACGAATTTGCGATCGCATTTAGTGAGTAAACATCCGATTCAGTGGGAGTTGCTCCAAAATGGAACCTTGGACGAGTCGAATATCCGCGTCTTCGACGATGACGAAAGCACTAACCCGAGTACTAGTTCGACTAGACGGAAGAGATATGTAAAGACCTACCAAGACAATAAC GTTGATGTgctagaaaattcagaaactgaCAATGAACATTTAGTGGAAGGAAATGAGGAGCCAATAAACATAGTCCGTCAGATGCATGGCAGAGCCTCGGATGAAGAATGGCTCAATGAGGAGGTCTACGAGACAGTAGATTACCAACCAAAACGGAAGAAGACTAAGTACAGGACAATCAAAAGAGAAATTTGCTCACCACCTCCAAGCACTCCAAAATATAGAGTTGTACCAAACCATACATATGCAAAACCATTGCCGGAGCGTGTAAGTGTTGAAAGCAGTCAAAGAAAAGACGAGTATTCAGTCTTTGGAGAGTATGTTGGCAACAGACTGCGTAAATTCAGACACCCTCAAGTCAGAGGCAATGTTCAACAGTTAATTACCACAATACTTTGGCAGGCGGAGTACGGGATATATGATAACATAGAGACAGTAAAGAGAGTAATTTTACATTCCGTACAAGAAATGGAAGTGGAACAAACCACAGAACAAACAATAATACACGAGCATGAGATTGTTAAAGAGGGGTCACATGTTgatgaaaactaa
- the LOC120633917 gene encoding uncharacterized protein LOC120633917 isoform X1, with translation MKKTSSLVWRFFDRLEENKRCVAVLCKLCDTQYKYFGNTTNLRSHLVSKHPIQWELLQNGTLDESNIRVFDDDESTNPSTSSTRRKRYVKTYQDNNVRYSVSVDLAKKGNNRNSSTENSIPVIEIQRVDVLENSETDNEHLVEGNEEPINIVRQMHGRASDEEWLNEEVYETVDYQPKRKKTKYRTIKREICSPPPSTPKYRVVPNHTYAKPLPERVSVESSQRKDEYSVFGEYVGNRLRKFRHPQVRGNVQQLITTILWQAEYGIYDNIETVKRVILHSVQEMEVEQTTEQTIIHEHEIVKEGSHVDEN, from the exons ATGAAGAAAACATCGTCTTTAGTTTGGCGGTTTTTCGATCGACTCGAGGAGAATAAACGATGTGTTGCAGTGTTGTGTAAATTATGTGATACGCAGTATAAATATTTCGGTAATACGACGAATTTGCGATCGCATTTAGTGAGTAAACATCCGATTCAGTGGGAGTTGCTCCAAAATGGAACCTTGGACGAGTCGAATATCCGCGTCTTCGACGATGACGAAAGCACTAACCCGAGTACTAGTTCGACTAGACGGAAGAGATATGTAAAGACCTACCAAGACAATAACGTACGTTATTCTGTATCTGTTGATCTCGCTAAAAAAGGAAATAACCGAAACTCCTCTACAGAAAACTCAATACCAGTTATAGAAATACAGCGG GTTGATGTgctagaaaattcagaaactgaCAATGAACATTTAGTGGAAGGAAATGAGGAGCCAATAAACATAGTCCGTCAGATGCATGGCAGAGCCTCGGATGAAGAATGGCTCAATGAGGAGGTCTACGAGACAGTAGATTACCAACCAAAACGGAAGAAGACTAAGTACAGGACAATCAAAAGAGAAATTTGCTCACCACCTCCAAGCACTCCAAAATATAGAGTTGTACCAAACCATACATATGCAAAACCATTGCCGGAGCGTGTAAGTGTTGAAAGCAGTCAAAGAAAAGACGAGTATTCAGTCTTTGGAGAGTATGTTGGCAACAGACTGCGTAAATTCAGACACCCTCAAGTCAGAGGCAATGTTCAACAGTTAATTACCACAATACTTTGGCAGGCGGAGTACGGGATATATGATAACATAGAGACAGTAAAGAGAGTAATTTTACATTCCGTACAAGAAATGGAAGTGGAACAAACCACAGAACAAACAATAATACACGAGCATGAGATTGTTAAAGAGGGGTCACATGTTgatgaaaactaa